AAAAACCTCATTGTTCCATTTACACTTTTCACACGTGTACTCTCCATAATAATCATCTTCGTCTTTCCAATCCCAACTATTTCTTCTCTCGTTAACCCtacaattaatatttttatcacATTTTCGATCATTGGGATCTTCCCCCGACGATGATATCCTATTCTTAATCCAAAGATACGATACAAACCTCTTAACTCTCCAACGACATTCTGCCATTTTATTCCTTAATTTCGCCTCATGGTTCTTCAAAAACTCAAATCCTTCGTCTTTGGCTTTGGAAGCATACAAAATAACACTGCATACATAACAAGCATCCACATACCCTTTTTGAGCCGATAGCTTTAAATAAGCCAGTCCAGAAGCTTCTTTACAATGAGTGAAAAATTCCAACATTCCTTTTCGATATAGACTCTCTGGGTTCTCATTGTTGTTGCAAGTTTCAATGAA
The sequence above is drawn from the Cucumis melo cultivar AY chromosome 2, USDA_Cmelo_AY_1.0, whole genome shotgun sequence genome and encodes:
- the LOC103494339 gene encoding putative F-box protein At1g67623 translates to MANHPKTKSLPFHTLISRTTQKNRTGVLSPTVIKSLPNDLLTEVLAKVAASSYVDLVQAKLATKQFLEASKDRYIFQHVSLGNFENHLWNNSPEFWSFIETCNNNENPESLYRKGMLEFFTHCKEASGLAYLKLSAQKGYVDACYVCSVILYASKAKDEGFEFLKNHEAKLRNKMAECRWRVKRFVSYLWIKNRISSSGEDPNDRKCDKNINCRVNERRNSWDWKDEDDYYGEYTCEKCKWNNEVFRFCKMLRTGRYS